CGGTCGCGAACAACAACGCCAGCAAGGGCAGCTGCTCAGCGACTATGCCTACGACGATCAGGGGCGTCTGAAAGCCCACGCCATCAGCCAACAGCAACAACCGATCTATCGCCGCGACTATGCCTACAGCGCCAACGGCAACCTCGACCATATCGCCGACACCCGCCACGGCCAACGGAACTACACCTACGACCCGCTAAACCGCCTGACCCGCGTTCGCCACACCCGCGACACCCCGCCGGAATCCTTCGCCCACGACCCGGCCGGCAACCTGCTGATGCAGGGCCGACCCGGCGTTGCAAAAGTGGTGGGTAATCGCCTGCTGATGCAGGGCGACCGGCACTACGACTACGACGCCTTCGGCAACCTGATCCGCGAACGCCGCGGCACCGCGCAGAAACTCGTCACCGAATACCGTTACGACTGCCAACACCGCCTGATTGGAGTCACCACCCCGGACGGCCGTTGCTCCAGTTACCGCTACGACGCCTTCGGGCGGCGTATCAAGAAAACCGTCGAGGGCAAAACCACCGAGTTCTTCTGGCAGGGCGACCACCTCGTCGCTGAAAGCAGCCGCGAGCATTACCGCAGCTACGTCTATGAACCCGGCAGCTTCCGCCCGCTGGCCATGCTCGACGGCAAGGGTCCGCGCAAGGCCTGCCCGTTCTACTACCAGCTTGATCACCTCGGCACGCCGAAGGAACTGACGGATTACGGTGGCGAGATCGTCTGGTCGGCGAAGTACAACGCCTACGGAAAAATCACGCATTTGGCGCTGGGCGGTGGTGAGCAATTCGAACAACCGTTGCGGTTCCAAGGGCAGTACTTCGATACCGAGAGCGGTCTGCACTACAACCGGCATCGGTACTATGATCCGGAGGTTGGCCGGTACCTGACGCCGGACCCGATCAAGTTGGCGGGTGGGCTGAACCAGTATCAGTACACGCCGAATCCGACGGGGTGGGTTGATCCGTTGGGGTTGAGCGGGAATTGTCCGCCACCGAATAAGCCTGGGTGTGGGGCGCCGGATGATACGACTGGCGCTAGGGTTGATGAGGGTGAGCCAGCGCTACCGAAGCTGACGGGTGATCAGCGGAGAGCACGAATTGATGAGTTGGCTGAAGCAAATGCTAAGAGGCGGGTCATAGAGTTTGAGAAAGAGTACGGTATGCACACCGTGGCAAAACATAATCCGGAAATACCTGACAAAGCACTAAAGCAGAGATCTATTGATGGCAGTCATCCAACAAAGAAAGGGAAAAAGGAGCCAATAAGGCCTAGTTCCCAGTTTAAAAGCTGGTTACTGCAATTTAATGCCATAAATGATGCAGTATCCAGGATGGATAGAAAGAATCCAGTGCCGACAGGATATACCCCAGATGGAGATCCCGTAATTAGGAAGGAAATGCCAGGAGGAGGAAGGGGGTATAAACCTAACTGGAAAAATAAGAGTAATCCAAGATATATAGAGAATCTTGATTATTCAGAAGTTAGATTTGATCAGGTAAGCGGGCGGCCTTATACCGCCTTTCCGGATTAGGAGAAACATGATGCTGACGTGGCCAAAATTCAATACTCCGTTTGAGCCTACGCTTTTTTACTGGTTGGGTGGAATCTCTGTTTTTGATCGCGAAGAAACTCTAGGTGCTGCCTTGTGGGTTTATAATCCGAATGATCAACATGATAGGGAGCAGATTATCAGAAAGTTTGTTTTAAGTAGGTTTGATAATCTAAGTTATAGGCATCGGTTTTTGTTGTTCAAAATCCTGGAAGATTCACTGTCTCTATCGGGTTTTGATTTTTCTACTCAGTTCGTAAGCGATTACGATGCAAATACTTTTTTGGCTTGGGACGAAGCAGAAATAATCGATCCTCGTGGTTTTTTTGAAGATGTATTAAGGCTGGCAAGTGAAGAGTGGAAAAATGATCTTCGAAAGGCAAGTTTGGAAGATCGATCTACTTGGTGATGGTAAAGTAAATTAATTGTTTTCTGGCTGTAGAAGTGGCCGTGCTATGGAAGGTTTTATTGTAATGGGCATATTGAGAAGAGTTGGAGCTTTTTCGATTTTTATAGCGACTTTATCTGTTGGTAATGTGCTCGCTAACCAGTCTAATGACCTGTTGGTTGCAATGGAGGCAGGAAGGTGTGTTCCCCAGGCAGAGAAACTTCATAAGATGGCGTTGATGGGCGATGCTTTGAGCCAGTTGGCGTTCGGGCAGGCCGCAAGCAAAAATCTCTGCGGAGTAGTGGAGATGGGGAAAGAATTTTCTTTTTATTGGTATCGCAAGTCCGCCGAACAGGGAAACGCTATAGCGCAAGCTGCGCTTGGGAAGCATCTTGCGACTTCGTGGGTACGTGAGGACGAGGAAGAGTCGTTGATTTGGTATCAGCGAGCTGCTGATCAGGGTAATGCGGATGGAAAGTTTGGTTTAGCTCAGTTGTATGGTCGCCCTAGGGCATGGTCAAAAAAAATACCTCATAGTGATGAGTTAGCAATGAAGCTTTATCACGAAGCCGCCTCTCAAGGCCATGAGCTTTCATATTTTGTACTGTCTCAAATTTATGAAAATGGAAGTAACGGTGTAGAGAAAAACGATGCGATCGCAGCACAGTGGTATCGTAAGGCCGCCGATAATGGTAGTTCTTTTGCTCAGAGTCAATTAGCACAAAGGTTCCAAGAGGGGCGTGGTGTTGATCAGAGTGACGCGGAGGCGAGGCGTTGGTATGGCAAGTCTGCTGCTCAGGGTAATGCATACGCTCAGACAAGTTTGGCAAAAATGTACCGTGACGGTAGCGGAGGTCTTCGTGATGAAAGTATGGCGCTACAGTTGTTTATAAAGTCCGCTGAGGAGGGCGAGTCTAATGCTCAGTTTGAACTTGGAAGGATGTATTTGTTAGGTTTGGGTGGCGTGCCGCAGAGTAGAAGTAAAGCCGAGCATTGGTTTGCCAAGTCAGCGGAGCGGTGGCATCCCTTGGCGATCAAAGAACTTGAAAATTTACGATAGCGAAATTTCTGGGCAAGGTCGTCGGAAGTTTTCTTTGGAAAATAAATATCCGTCCCCTTTGTTTTGAAGCAAGTTTGGCAGGTCGTTCTGCTTGGTAGTGGCAAATAATGTGATTGTGTTTGGTTAAATAAGTGATCGTGCTATGGAAGGTGTCGTTGTGTTGAGTGAGTTTAAAAAGGTTGTATTTTTTTCGGTTTTTTTAGCGGCTTTGCCCGTTAGTCATGTATCCGCTAACCAGTCGAATGATTTGTTGGTAGCGATGGAGGCTGGGAGGTGTGATCCTGAGGCGGCGCAACTGCATAAAATGGCATTGATAGGAGACGCTTTGGGCCAATTAGCCTTTGGGCAGGCAGCGAGCAAAAATCTCTGCGGAGTAGTAGAGATGGGAAAAGAGTCTTCTTTTTACTGGTATCGTAAGTCCGCGGAACAGGGAAATGATATAGCGCAAGTTGCGTTGGGAAAGTATCTGTCGACTTCGTGGGCTAGTGAAGATGAAGAAGAGTCGTTCATTTGGTATCAACGAGCAGCTGATCAGGGTAATGCGGATGCGAAATTTGGTTTGGCCCAGCTGTATGGGCGTGGTAGTTATTCCAAGAAAATTCCTAGGGACGATGAGTTAGCTCTTAAGCTTTATCGTGAGGCTGCTGCTCAAGATCATAAGATGTCATATCTTGTTCTATCTCAAGTTTATGAGGACGGAGGTAATGGTGTAGAGAAAGACGA
The window above is part of the Pseudomonas sp. B21-048 genome. Proteins encoded here:
- a CDS encoding tetratricopeptide repeat protein, translating into MEGFIVMGILRRVGAFSIFIATLSVGNVLANQSNDLLVAMEAGRCVPQAEKLHKMALMGDALSQLAFGQAASKNLCGVVEMGKEFSFYWYRKSAEQGNAIAQAALGKHLATSWVREDEEESLIWYQRAADQGNADGKFGLAQLYGRPRAWSKKIPHSDELAMKLYHEAASQGHELSYFVLSQIYENGSNGVEKNDAIAAQWYRKAADNGSSFAQSQLAQRFQEGRGVDQSDAEARRWYGKSAAQGNAYAQTSLAKMYRDGSGGLRDESMALQLFIKSAEEGESNAQFELGRMYLLGLGGVPQSRSKAEHWFAKSAERWHPLAIKELENLR
- a CDS encoding tetratricopeptide repeat protein; the encoded protein is MSEFKKVVFFSVFLAALPVSHVSANQSNDLLVAMEAGRCDPEAAQLHKMALIGDALGQLAFGQAASKNLCGVVEMGKESSFYWYRKSAEQGNDIAQVALGKYLSTSWASEDEEESFIWYQRAADQGNADAKFGLAQLYGRGSYSKKIPRDDELALKLYREAAAQDHKMSYLVLSQVYEDGGNGVEKDEKVAAYWYRKAADNGSAFAQW